From Cecembia calidifontis, one genomic window encodes:
- a CDS encoding APC family permease: MSNSSLSRQLGLMGLIATGVCSMLGASINVVPFMIQRHVPGIGPYVLHAFIFAAIPAILAAVAYSMLATAMPRAGGSYIYASRGLNPYLGFVASFSQWFGLSIVIGVVAYVTIPFLRDIALALQWEEMASALNTGLIRVALALILVWVFVWVNIRGAKSYEKTVIPLMVLMFLMGGVVIIAGFIFSSTDFIQSVFEKTGQQISDAGKQPFHLPTFLSAAALLFASFIGFDSIAQAGGEAKEPTKKLPLAIGLTILIVGGYYMLFTAAVYHTVPWSFVAEQAMQGDITAPGLLSYLLPSWLTVIIVGGAAIALVNDLPAMLLSVSRLMFAWAEDGIFPHGITKIHPRFQTPYLAIILSGLMASVGILGSHFAGNFFLGIDIMVTSMMVNFLLMCLTLLFIEKVNPKLAEDITIFKSKAKRRFIGFTGTLVLLFFLFIHTLKDLQSQTEAWYFHSTPIWLIVMALASLIFYVKFSSMKKNGVDTKKLFQQLP; the protein is encoded by the coding sequence ATGAGCAATTCTTCACTCAGCAGACAACTTGGTCTGATGGGCCTTATCGCAACTGGTGTGTGTTCCATGTTGGGAGCATCTATCAATGTGGTGCCCTTTATGATTCAAAGGCATGTACCTGGCATAGGTCCTTATGTCCTCCATGCATTTATTTTTGCTGCCATTCCGGCCATTCTGGCTGCAGTAGCCTACAGCATGTTGGCCACCGCCATGCCCCGGGCAGGCGGAAGTTACATTTATGCCAGTAGGGGGCTTAATCCCTATTTAGGTTTTGTGGCCAGTTTTTCCCAATGGTTTGGGCTTTCCATCGTAATAGGTGTAGTGGCTTATGTAACCATTCCCTTTTTGAGGGATATTGCCCTGGCTTTGCAATGGGAAGAAATGGCCAGTGCCTTAAACACCGGTTTAATCCGGGTAGCTTTGGCCTTGATATTGGTCTGGGTTTTTGTTTGGGTAAATATCCGTGGTGCCAAATCCTATGAAAAAACGGTTATCCCTTTGATGGTGCTGATGTTTTTGATGGGTGGAGTGGTCATCATTGCCGGATTTATTTTTTCTTCCACAGATTTTATACAAAGTGTTTTTGAAAAAACAGGCCAACAAATCAGTGATGCAGGAAAGCAACCGTTCCATCTCCCCACTTTTTTATCGGCAGCAGCCTTGTTATTTGCCAGTTTTATCGGTTTTGATAGCATAGCGCAGGCAGGTGGAGAGGCGAAGGAACCTACCAAAAAACTTCCATTGGCCATTGGATTGACCATTTTGATTGTGGGAGGCTATTACATGCTGTTCACTGCCGCTGTATATCATACTGTGCCCTGGTCTTTTGTAGCCGAACAAGCCATGCAGGGAGATATCACCGCTCCAGGTTTATTGTCCTACCTTTTACCATCCTGGCTCACCGTCATCATAGTAGGTGGGGCAGCAATTGCCCTGGTCAATGACCTTCCTGCCATGTTATTGTCTGTTTCCCGACTGATGTTTGCCTGGGCAGAGGACGGTATATTTCCCCATGGGATCACCAAAATCCACCCAAGATTCCAAACGCCTTATCTGGCCATTATCCTGAGCGGCTTGATGGCGAGTGTCGGCATCTTGGGCAGCCATTTTGCGGGAAATTTCTTTTTGGGCATTGATATTATGGTCACTTCCATGATGGTTAATTTCCTGCTGATGTGCCTTACTTTACTGTTTATTGAAAAAGTAAACCCCAAATTGGCTGAAGATATTACCATATTTAAAAGCAAGGCGAAGAGGCGCTTTATCGGATTTACCGGCACCTTGGTGCTGCTGTTTTTCCTGTTTATCCACACCTTGAAAGACCTTCAAAGTCAGACAGAAGCCTGGTATTTTCACTCTACACCCATTTGGTTGATTGTGATGGCTTTGGCTTCCCTGATTTTCTATGTTAAATTCAGCAGCATGAAAAAAAATGGAGTAGATACAAAAAAACTTTTCCAACAACTTCCTTGA
- a CDS encoding IS1380 family transposase, with amino-acid sequence MKITNSTEKITPFGGFNFVFNSFKNSGLPELIDNQLGVRALRGGFSYSDIFANHMAIFFNGGDCTEDINVHLRDALEQVPSFSVCSADTILRGIKELAVDTELFINPSSGVSHEFNINGKLNSLLLKSACKTGLLKSGVAYDLDYDNTVIPTEKYDSKKTYKHVYGYQPGVASIAHPEFSQAIPVYVEGRNGNSQAKYLQADTLTRMFGQLTNENIRIGRFRADSASYQEEVLRTLEAHTESFYIRANRCAKLDNILGSIAPEKWQKIRLGVQEMEVTDLSDYKPFGKDRSYRLVITRIRRKDGQADVFSGDAFTYRAILTNEHTSSNEAVVRFYNARGASERLFDVLNNDFGWSKLPCSFLAENTSFMLMTAMYANFYTYIIGEYSRKVDWLKPTDRLKKFIFRFITVSAKWIRTGRREVLKLFTSKDYKPILN; translated from the coding sequence ATGAAAATTACGAATTCGACAGAAAAAATCACACCTTTCGGAGGTTTTAATTTTGTTTTTAACTCTTTCAAAAATTCTGGTCTCCCAGAACTCATTGATAATCAATTGGGGGTTAGAGCCTTAAGGGGAGGGTTTTCATACAGTGACATTTTCGCCAATCATATGGCTATTTTCTTTAATGGTGGCGACTGTACTGAAGATATCAATGTTCACTTGAGAGACGCACTTGAACAGGTCCCTTCATTTTCAGTATGCAGTGCCGATACAATTCTGAGAGGTATCAAAGAGCTTGCTGTTGATACAGAACTCTTTATAAATCCGTCCAGTGGAGTAAGCCATGAATTTAATATCAATGGAAAACTCAACAGCTTGTTGTTAAAATCAGCTTGTAAGACCGGATTACTCAAGTCAGGTGTTGCTTACGACCTCGATTATGACAACACCGTCATTCCAACTGAAAAGTACGATTCAAAAAAGACATATAAACACGTCTATGGATATCAGCCAGGTGTAGCTTCCATAGCACATCCTGAATTTTCACAGGCCATTCCTGTGTACGTAGAGGGCAGAAATGGCAACAGTCAGGCCAAATATTTGCAGGCTGATACACTTACACGCATGTTTGGGCAGCTTACCAATGAAAATATCCGTATCGGAAGGTTCAGAGCCGATTCAGCATCCTATCAGGAAGAAGTTCTCCGCACACTGGAAGCACATACCGAAAGCTTTTATATACGGGCAAACAGATGTGCCAAACTGGATAATATCCTTGGAAGTATAGCCCCTGAGAAGTGGCAGAAAATACGTTTGGGTGTACAGGAAATGGAAGTTACTGACCTATCCGACTACAAACCTTTCGGTAAAGACAGGTCTTACAGGCTGGTCATTACCAGAATCAGGCGTAAAGACGGGCAGGCAGATGTGTTTAGTGGAGATGCATTTACTTACAGGGCTATTCTGACCAATGAACATACATCGTCCAATGAAGCTGTTGTAAGGTTTTATAACGCCCGGGGTGCAAGCGAACGCTTGTTTGATGTACTCAACAATGACTTTGGCTGGTCTAAGTTGCCCTGTTCGTTCCTTGCAGAGAATACCTCCTTTATGCTTATGACGGCTATGTATGCCAATTTTTACACCTATATCATTGGAGAGTATTCCAGAAAAGTTGATTGGCTTAAGCCTACCGACAGGCTCAAGAAGTTTATCTTCAGATTTATCACTGTTTCAGCCAAGTGGATAAGAACGGGAAGAAGAGAAGTGCTCAAACTGTTCACGAGTAAGGATTACAAGCCGATTTTGAACTAA
- a CDS encoding LytTR family DNA-binding domain-containing protein, which translates to MKGFLKQPYPYEIPSFRKSLQHGFFIGSFIFVFLLVFQPFGLDVIPSPYKAWWIAGYGLITFASIVVFQQGAQKLFPNFFQEKSWTTGREIVENLSILLLIGLGNYFYTIFLGGADWSIKGFLFLLGATLSVGVFPIIGLVFLNYTKKLKENLKVAQQMERSLSTKHEEIYEMDRWIIIPSQYGQEGLQIPLDDLLWISAADNYVEVCFQQKGQLRKTLVRNNLGALEKDLSTIGVLRTHRSYMANLNQVSHIEGNAQGYQLIFEETQEKVPVSRKYAPQIKDWLES; encoded by the coding sequence ATGAAGGGATTTTTAAAACAACCCTATCCCTATGAAATACCATCTTTTAGAAAAAGCTTACAACACGGTTTCTTTATCGGATCCTTTATTTTTGTGTTTCTTCTGGTATTTCAACCTTTTGGTTTGGATGTCATCCCTTCCCCCTATAAGGCCTGGTGGATAGCAGGTTATGGATTGATTACATTTGCTTCCATAGTTGTTTTTCAGCAGGGGGCTCAAAAGCTCTTCCCCAATTTTTTTCAAGAGAAGTCCTGGACCACAGGAAGGGAAATTGTGGAAAACTTATCCATTCTTTTGTTGATTGGTCTTGGCAATTATTTCTACACCATTTTTCTTGGAGGTGCGGATTGGTCCATCAAAGGATTCCTGTTTTTGTTAGGGGCAACCCTGAGTGTGGGCGTTTTTCCAATAATTGGGCTGGTGTTCTTGAACTATACGAAAAAATTAAAAGAAAACCTGAAGGTTGCCCAGCAAATGGAAAGATCGCTTTCCACCAAGCATGAGGAAATTTACGAAATGGATAGATGGATCATTATTCCTTCCCAATATGGACAGGAAGGCCTTCAAATTCCCCTTGATGATCTATTGTGGATCAGTGCTGCGGACAATTATGTGGAAGTTTGTTTCCAACAAAAAGGACAGCTCAGGAAAACCCTGGTTAGGAATAATCTCGGGGCCTTGGAAAAAGACTTATCCACAATAGGTGTGCTGCGGACCCACCGCTCTTATATGGCCAATTTGAACCAGGTATCCCATATTGAAGGAAATGCCCAGGGATATCAGCTGATTTTTGAGGAGACTCAAGAGAAAGTCCCCGTATCCAGAAAATACGCGCCACAAATTAAGGATTGGCTGGAAAGTTAG
- a CDS encoding glycosyltransferase family 2 protein codes for MKSITVIVPVFNEEGNIFRVQRALEEYIEQSTCKVYVLFVNDGSSDSSLERIQEVCKENPHFGFISFTRNFGLSAAIKAGFDQAQTDWVAYIDADLQTSPMDFLKFEPFIADYQLVAGERQGRKDGLGKKFSSGFANWVRNSFLNDGIKDTGCPLKIFQRDFAIRLPFFNGFHRFFPALTQIYGGKLKIIPITHYPRVEGQSKFNAFNRMVQPFLDTLLVYRLKKRNVPYQTAIVHKPLVNG; via the coding sequence ATGAAGTCCATCACGGTAATTGTTCCCGTGTTCAATGAAGAGGGAAACATTTTTAGGGTCCAAAGGGCCTTGGAGGAATATATTGAGCAATCCACTTGCAAGGTTTATGTCCTCTTTGTCAATGATGGATCTTCAGACAGTTCTTTGGAGCGGATACAGGAAGTCTGCAAGGAAAACCCTCATTTTGGCTTTATTTCATTTACGAGAAATTTTGGGCTTAGCGCGGCCATAAAGGCTGGTTTTGACCAAGCCCAGACGGATTGGGTTGCTTATATTGATGCTGACCTGCAGACATCGCCAATGGATTTTTTGAAATTTGAACCTTTCATAGCCGATTACCAATTGGTAGCGGGTGAGAGGCAGGGCAGAAAAGATGGTCTGGGCAAAAAGTTTTCATCAGGTTTTGCCAATTGGGTAAGGAACAGTTTCCTTAATGACGGTATAAAGGATACGGGTTGTCCCTTAAAGATTTTCCAAAGGGATTTTGCGATTAGACTTCCTTTCTTCAATGGTTTCCACCGTTTTTTCCCGGCACTGACCCAGATTTATGGTGGCAAATTAAAAATCATTCCTATTACGCATTATCCCAGAGTGGAAGGCCAATCCAAATTCAATGCATTTAACCGCATGGTACAGCCTTTTTTAGACACTTTGCTGGTTTACCGCCTCAAAAAAAGGAATGTTCCCTATCAAACAGCCATCGTCCATAAACCTTTAGTCAATGGATAG
- a CDS encoding lipid-A-disaccharide synthase N-terminal domain-containing protein: MDSFLLIGMGLIAQGLFAARFIVQLLQSEKANRVVSPAIFWQLSLMASFLLILYGFFRNDIVIVGGQVVGYLIYIRNLQLKGEWEKLPSAIRYFAYFLPLCMVIFLVFGLEYNWGKLLENPEIESMLLTWGTLGQIIFTSRFVVQWIHSEKIKESVFPASFWYISIVGAVIIAVYAIFRKDAVLFIGQSFGLVVYFRNLHLNFHHNVKRSISLFQKFKPYRLQALLIFTAMVLFFNLGEWGVTESSEARYAQIPKEMLETGDYLHPQLMGIYHYHKPPITYWITALSYKIFGVSSWSARFFLQLAILLQIWLVFRIWKLIFNEENGAFYAALVYASLPTVIIAGRGLTTDGYLATFILAALLFWFRYLKSYQHKDLLLYYLLLGLGFLTKGPVVLIVPVVLMVAQKSFLKVSFGKLSTHVLGVFIFLVIGFSWFVMLFLEDRQFLDYFLFKHTVERFASDTFKRSQPFWFYIPIIIATAFPWFLVILSQVRSAWVENNKKLLSLMAWVIVPIVFFSLSQSKLVLYVLPIYPGIALAATAIWLKMNKKTQKKWDKALFIFQMLILIGLSISSFIEPKLVLNYKFYFVLVVTSAVILSVRFFPMRVKDKTVFNAYIFIMGITAASTYVFINNAGMVNDARNIVSFIETNLPEKENILIYDSRMPSISFLSDKNIISLYDGSDDLNRETQFEKNEEWKKNLINLKDKPEWLIEECPESAVLLVKKSRLNKPMVAIPMERFKNQYELDGWVIFY; encoded by the coding sequence ATGGATAGTTTTTTGCTTATCGGAATGGGCCTGATCGCCCAAGGGCTGTTTGCTGCAAGGTTCATCGTCCAGCTGCTACAATCAGAAAAAGCCAACCGGGTGGTTTCCCCTGCCATATTCTGGCAGCTCAGCCTCATGGCTTCCTTCCTCCTCATCCTCTATGGCTTTTTCAGAAATGACATTGTGATTGTGGGAGGACAGGTAGTGGGTTATCTGATTTATATCCGCAATTTGCAGTTAAAGGGGGAATGGGAAAAACTACCCTCCGCTATCCGCTATTTTGCTTATTTTTTACCCTTATGCATGGTGATTTTCCTCGTTTTTGGTCTTGAATACAACTGGGGCAAACTTCTTGAAAACCCAGAAATAGAAAGCATGCTATTGACCTGGGGCACTTTGGGTCAGATTATATTCACCTCCAGATTTGTTGTTCAGTGGATTCATTCGGAAAAAATCAAAGAATCGGTTTTCCCCGCTTCATTTTGGTACATCAGTATTGTAGGGGCGGTGATTATTGCTGTTTATGCTATTTTCCGAAAAGATGCTGTTCTTTTCATTGGACAATCCTTTGGACTGGTTGTATATTTCAGGAATCTCCATCTCAATTTCCATCACAACGTGAAAAGATCCATTTCTCTTTTTCAAAAATTTAAGCCTTATAGACTTCAGGCTTTGCTGATTTTCACCGCTATGGTACTCTTTTTCAACCTTGGCGAATGGGGGGTTACCGAAAGCAGCGAAGCCAGGTATGCCCAGATTCCCAAAGAGATGTTGGAAACCGGAGATTATCTCCATCCTCAATTAATGGGAATTTACCATTACCACAAACCACCCATTACCTATTGGATCACAGCACTTTCTTATAAAATCTTTGGCGTCTCTTCCTGGTCAGCCAGGTTTTTCTTGCAGTTAGCCATATTACTGCAGATTTGGCTGGTCTTCAGGATCTGGAAACTGATATTTAATGAAGAAAATGGCGCTTTTTATGCGGCATTGGTCTATGCTTCCCTTCCCACGGTCATTATTGCCGGAAGGGGTCTGACGACGGATGGCTATTTGGCTACTTTTATCTTAGCGGCTTTGTTGTTCTGGTTCAGGTATTTAAAAAGTTATCAACATAAGGACTTGCTGCTATATTATTTGTTATTGGGTCTGGGTTTTTTGACCAAGGGACCTGTGGTTTTGATTGTCCCGGTAGTGCTGATGGTCGCCCAAAAATCCTTTCTTAAAGTTTCCTTTGGAAAGTTATCCACACATGTTTTGGGTGTTTTTATCTTTCTCGTGATAGGATTCAGCTGGTTTGTCATGCTTTTTCTGGAAGACAGACAGTTCCTGGATTACTTTCTATTCAAACATACCGTAGAGCGTTTTGCTTCTGATACTTTCAAAAGGAGTCAGCCCTTCTGGTTCTACATTCCCATTATCATTGCCACCGCTTTTCCTTGGTTTTTGGTGATTTTGTCCCAAGTGAGGTCAGCATGGGTGGAAAATAACAAAAAGTTGCTCAGCTTAATGGCCTGGGTTATAGTCCCCATTGTATTTTTCTCCCTTAGTCAATCCAAATTGGTTCTGTATGTCTTGCCGATTTACCCGGGAATCGCACTAGCAGCGACGGCCATCTGGCTTAAAATGAATAAAAAAACCCAGAAAAAGTGGGATAAAGCATTGTTCATATTTCAGATGCTCATCCTAATCGGGTTAAGCATCAGCTCTTTCATTGAGCCCAAACTCGTTCTGAATTATAAGTTTTATTTTGTCCTGGTAGTTACCTCAGCCGTGATTTTATCGGTCAGGTTTTTCCCCATGAGGGTGAAGGACAAAACGGTTTTCAACGCCTACATATTTATCATGGGCATCACGGCCGCATCGACTTATGTATTTATCAACAATGCAGGCATGGTAAATGATGCAAGGAATATCGTCAGTTTTATTGAAACGAATCTGCCGGAAAAAGAAAATATCCTTATATATGACAGTAGGATGCCTTCCATTTCATTTTTGTCAGACAAAAACATCATCTCTTTGTACGATGGTTCGGATGACTTGAACAGGGAAACACAGTTCGAAAAAAACGAAGAATGGAAAAAAAACCTGATCAACCTCAAGGACAAACCTGAATGGTTAATAGAAGAATGCCCTGAATCTGCAGTACTTCTGGTAAAGAAAAGCAGGTTGAACAAACCCATGGTGGCCATCCCCATGGAGCGATTTAAAAATCAATATGAACTGGATGGCTGGGTGATCTTTTATTGA
- a CDS encoding DEAD/DEAH box helicase: MKVSAEQPFQLVYSLFSHEFLGLLFESFVVQLDEKGRLSFAHQNISSINAPEFGSGLDETDYKLIKWMDEMQQDAVVKRFNHKKLKPKEFLRKIYEPKMENKAIQELIEIKLEGLRAKILENLRGKRLFEMGNDGNPIWREIEIMPQKASVLFHFRRNEDNTHYFPTVKYEGEKLEWQYKNAYLVCYEPAWLVADYKLYSFKKGVDGKKLLPFLNKKFIEIPKKVEEQYFRKFVTQLVTSFDVHAVGFDIKVEKSEPQAILYLSDLPSAPKTDLFGHALEEAEEEKIVFDLQFQYGPYTFRSEDRKDTNVELEKIGDHYIFHKVIRNPEKEKSYGEFLKDLNLPVKSGRYSLYKSMAFGWINTYRDKLEAQGIAIHQTSTTKGKKYFLGNARISVEVKENIDWFDVHAIIKFGSYEIPFQKLRKLLLQGKTELELPNGEIAVIPNSWFVNYSEMFAFLEEQEDEKSSGLVLKKHHIALAQELQEGNLLQLTLSRKLQKLRDFSQIEDYDLPLTFKGELRPYQKAGYNWLRFLNEYRFGGCLADDMGLGKTVQTLALLAHEKEAHPESTSLLVMPTSLIYNWELEARKFTPGLRILTYTGTQRIKDSSRFAKYDLVLTSYGIARMDVDILKEFYFNYIILDESQAIKNPGSIISKAVNELNCRQKLILTGTPVENGTMDLWSQMNFINKGLLGTQGMFKKQFLQPIEKKNDMDKAAKLHAMIKPFIMRRLKSQVATDLPEKVINVKYATMTPEQEKAYEEVKSYYREKIVSEMTLPGLRNQQFTLLRGLTQLRQIANHPKLVDKHYKGDSGKLEDVIHMLEATASEGHKVLVFSQFVRHLAIVREYLDGENIPYAYLDGATKDRQAQVKAFQENEKIKIFLISLKAGGVGLNLTKAEYVFLLDPWWNPAVEAQAIDRAHRIGQENKVMIYKFITHNTVEEKIMALQERKMALAGELISTEESFMKSLSKEDIEALLS, translated from the coding sequence ATGAAAGTTTCAGCAGAGCAGCCTTTTCAGCTTGTTTACTCTTTGTTCAGCCATGAGTTCCTTGGGCTCTTGTTTGAATCCTTTGTTGTCCAGCTTGATGAAAAAGGAAGATTATCCTTTGCCCATCAGAATATTTCCTCCATCAATGCTCCAGAGTTTGGGTCTGGTCTGGATGAAACAGATTATAAGCTCATCAAGTGGATGGATGAAATGCAGCAAGATGCAGTAGTTAAAAGGTTTAACCATAAAAAATTAAAGCCAAAGGAGTTTCTCAGAAAAATATATGAGCCGAAAATGGAAAATAAAGCCATTCAAGAATTGATAGAAATCAAATTGGAAGGCTTGAGAGCAAAAATTTTGGAAAACCTCCGCGGAAAAAGACTTTTTGAAATGGGCAATGATGGAAATCCCATCTGGAGGGAAATAGAAATCATGCCTCAAAAAGCATCAGTGCTATTTCATTTCAGGAGAAATGAGGACAATACCCATTATTTCCCTACCGTCAAATACGAAGGTGAAAAACTGGAATGGCAGTACAAAAATGCCTATCTGGTCTGCTATGAACCCGCTTGGTTGGTGGCTGACTATAAGCTTTACAGTTTTAAGAAAGGGGTAGATGGTAAAAAATTACTGCCTTTTCTGAACAAAAAATTCATTGAAATCCCCAAAAAGGTAGAAGAACAGTATTTCAGGAAATTCGTCACTCAATTGGTAACTTCTTTTGATGTCCATGCAGTGGGTTTCGATATCAAAGTGGAAAAAAGCGAACCACAAGCCATTCTTTACCTTAGCGACCTTCCCTCTGCGCCAAAAACTGACCTTTTTGGCCATGCTTTAGAAGAGGCGGAGGAGGAAAAGATTGTTTTTGATCTCCAATTCCAATATGGACCTTACACATTCCGATCGGAAGACCGAAAGGATACTAATGTGGAGCTGGAAAAAATCGGAGACCATTATATTTTCCATAAAGTCATCAGAAATCCTGAAAAGGAAAAATCCTATGGGGAATTCCTCAAAGACCTCAACCTTCCTGTCAAATCCGGCAGGTATTCGCTGTATAAATCCATGGCCTTTGGATGGATCAATACGTACAGGGATAAATTGGAGGCCCAAGGAATAGCCATCCACCAAACAAGCACAACGAAAGGGAAAAAATATTTCCTTGGAAACGCCAGAATTTCAGTGGAAGTCAAAGAAAACATTGACTGGTTTGATGTACATGCCATTATCAAATTTGGTTCTTATGAAATTCCTTTTCAAAAACTTAGGAAACTACTGCTTCAGGGCAAAACTGAATTGGAATTACCTAATGGAGAGATTGCAGTGATTCCCAATTCCTGGTTTGTCAATTATTCCGAAATGTTTGCCTTTTTGGAAGAGCAGGAGGATGAAAAATCATCCGGCCTTGTCCTAAAAAAGCATCATATTGCACTTGCCCAGGAACTTCAAGAGGGTAATTTGCTCCAATTGACACTGAGCAGGAAACTGCAAAAGTTGAGGGATTTCAGCCAAATAGAGGATTATGATTTACCGCTGACTTTCAAAGGTGAACTGCGCCCCTATCAAAAAGCGGGTTACAATTGGCTGAGATTCCTGAATGAATACCGTTTTGGTGGCTGTCTGGCAGATGACATGGGTCTGGGAAAAACCGTTCAGACCCTTGCACTTTTGGCCCATGAAAAAGAAGCACATCCGGAATCGACTTCCTTGCTGGTCATGCCTACCTCACTGATTTACAATTGGGAGTTGGAAGCAAGAAAATTTACCCCAGGTTTAAGAATTTTGACCTACACAGGAACCCAAAGGATAAAGGACAGCAGCAGATTTGCCAAATACGACCTGGTCCTGACTTCTTATGGCATCGCCAGGATGGATGTGGATATCTTAAAAGAGTTCTACTTCAATTATATCATTTTGGATGAATCCCAGGCCATCAAAAACCCGGGAAGTATTATTTCCAAAGCAGTCAATGAGCTCAATTGCAGGCAAAAATTGATCCTGACAGGCACTCCTGTGGAAAACGGAACCATGGACCTCTGGTCCCAGATGAATTTTATCAACAAGGGACTGCTCGGAACACAGGGCATGTTCAAAAAGCAGTTTTTACAGCCTATTGAAAAGAAAAATGACATGGACAAGGCTGCCAAGCTCCATGCCATGATCAAGCCTTTCATCATGCGTAGACTGAAAAGTCAGGTGGCTACCGATCTGCCTGAAAAGGTAATCAATGTCAAATATGCAACCATGACCCCAGAACAGGAAAAAGCCTATGAAGAGGTCAAAAGTTACTACCGGGAAAAAATTGTCAGCGAAATGACACTTCCAGGCCTTAGAAACCAGCAGTTTACCTTATTGAGAGGTCTGACCCAGTTGAGGCAGATAGCCAATCATCCCAAGCTTGTGGATAAACATTATAAAGGGGATTCAGGTAAACTTGAGGATGTTATCCACATGTTGGAGGCTACAGCAAGTGAAGGACATAAGGTGCTAGTTTTTAGCCAATTTGTCAGACACCTAGCCATTGTCAGGGAATACCTGGACGGTGAAAATATCCCTTATGCCTACCTGGATGGGGCTACCAAAGACCGTCAGGCTCAGGTTAAGGCCTTTCAGGAAAACGAGAAAATAAAAATCTTCTTGATTTCCCTCAAAGCAGGAGGAGTGGGGCTTAACCTGACCAAAGCAGAATATGTGTTTCTCTTAGATCCTTGGTGGAATCCTGCGGTCGAAGCACAGGCCATAGACAGGGCACACCGTATCGGACAGGAAAACAAGGTTATGATTTATAAATTCATCACCCACAATACGGTAGAGGAAAAAATCATGGCTTTACAGGAAAGGAAAATGGCATTGGCAGGTGAATTGATCAGTACGGAAGAAAGCTTCATGAAGAGCCTTAGCAAGGAGGATATTGAGGCTTTACTTTCCTAA
- the purU gene encoding formyltetrahydrofolate deformylase: MKKAILIVQCPDQKGIVAHVSDFLYKYQGNILEVDQHVDEEIGMFFMRAAWELESFGLEKDAIGPTFEKEVAGKFRMKFDLYFNFPKPRMAIFVSKLSHCLFDILSRVYSGQFDVDIPLVISNHLDLKEVVTAFHVPFFHIPVDKSNKKDAEKQQIALLEQNNIDFIVLARYMQILSSDFINHYPNQVINIHHSFLPAFVGAKPYHAAYERGVKIIGATAHYVTEELDAGPIIEQEVARVRHHNTPADLVQIGQDVEKVVLSKAIKYHLERKVLAYRNKTIIFY, from the coding sequence ATGAAAAAAGCAATTTTGATTGTCCAATGCCCGGACCAAAAAGGCATTGTAGCCCATGTGTCAGATTTTTTGTACAAATATCAGGGCAATATTTTAGAGGTGGACCAACATGTAGACGAAGAGATCGGCATGTTCTTTATGAGGGCGGCATGGGAACTGGAAAGTTTTGGACTTGAAAAAGATGCAATAGGTCCAACCTTTGAAAAAGAAGTGGCAGGCAAATTCAGGATGAAATTCGATCTGTATTTCAATTTTCCAAAACCGAGAATGGCCATCTTTGTATCCAAACTTTCACATTGCTTGTTTGATATTTTGAGCCGCGTTTATTCCGGACAATTTGATGTGGATATCCCATTGGTCATTTCCAACCACCTTGATTTAAAAGAAGTAGTAACTGCCTTTCATGTTCCCTTCTTTCATATACCTGTGGATAAGTCCAACAAAAAAGACGCAGAAAAACAACAAATCGCTTTATTAGAGCAAAATAATATTGATTTTATTGTGTTGGCAAGGTACATGCAGATCCTGTCCAGTGATTTTATCAATCATTATCCAAATCAAGTTATCAACATTCACCATTCATTTTTACCCGCATTCGTAGGGGCCAAACCTTACCATGCCGCTTATGAGCGAGGGGTGAAAATCATTGGGGCCACGGCCCATTATGTCACCGAGGAATTGGATGCCGGTCCTATCATCGAACAGGAGGTGGCACGGGTCAGACACCACAATACCCCCGCAGATTTGGTTCAAATCGGACAGGATGTGGAAAAAGTAGTTTTGTCAAAAGCCATTAAATACCATTTGGAAAGAAAGGTCTTGGCTTATAGGAATAAAACCATCATTTTCTATTAA